The region CGACCGCTGGTGAGTGGAAAGGGAAAACGCTGCGTGAACAGGCGCAGGCGCGCGGCTACCAGCTGGTCGGTGATGCCTCTTCGCTGGCGGCGATCAGCGAAGCTAACCAGGATAAACCGCTGCTGGGGCTGTTCTCTGACGGCAATATGCCGGTGCGCTGGGAAGGGCCAAAAGCCTCGCTGCACGGCAATATTGATAAACCTGCCGTGACCTGTACGCCCAACGCGAAACGCACCGACAGCATACCAACACTGGCGGCGATGACGGAAAAAGCTATTGATTTGCTCAGCAAAAATGAGAAAGGCTTCTTCCTGCAAGTGGAAGGCGCGTCGATCGATAAACAGGATCACGCGGCGAACCCGTGCGGTCAGATCGGTGAAACGGTTGATCTCGACGAAGCTGTGCAGAAAGCGCTGGAATTTGCCAAAAAAGATGGCAATACGCTGGTGATCGTGACGGCGGATCATGCCCACGCCAGCCAGATCATTCCGGCAGATACCAAAGCGCCAGGCTTAAGCCAGGCACTGAACACCAAAGACGGCGCGGTAATGGCCATCACTTACGGCAACTCGGAAGAGGAGTCGATGGAACATACCGGAACGCAGGTTCGCATCGCGGCTTACGGCCCGCATGCGGGCAACGTGGTGGGGCTGACAGATCAGACCGATCTGTTCTACACCATGAAAGCAGCTCTGAATCTGAAGTAACAGCCTCCCGGCGGTAAATCTTTGCTGCCGGGTGGTTTTTTCACCAATTAGTACCATCCTTAAAAGGCACATTAAGAGAAGGATGGTGCTATGAAAATAACATTACTGGTTACCCTCGTTTTCGGTCTGCTGTTTGTCACGGCGTTAAGCGCCGCCGAAAAAACACTGACCCCGCAACAACAACGTATGACCCTCTGCAATCAACAGGCGACGGCGCAAACCCTGGCGGGAGACGCCCGTAAGAAATACATGAGTGACTGCCTGAAAAACACCAAAACTGAGCCCGGACAAAAAAGCCTGACGCCGCAGCAGCAGCGGATGCGCGAATGTAATGCCCAGGCGACGCAACAATCCCTGAAAGGCGAAGATCGCAGTAAATTTATGAGCGGTTGCCTGAAAAAACCGCAATAACGCATCGGGTGAGCATCGCGTTTTGCTCACCCTCTTTTCGGAATTTGCCCCGTCTTTTTGCCCGCCCGCTAATCTCTGCCAGGCTTACTTTGTGAGCTTCGTTTTATTTTCCCTTTTCCTCGTGGTTGTGCGCTGTCTGGCGTTACGCCCGTTTTCGCAACACTGACACGGGAGCAAATTGATGAACTATCAATATGTTACTGAACTTAATGCCTTACCGGAAAGCCAACCGGTCAAAGTGGATGTCGCGGGCACCTCAATGATCCTTATCCGCACCGGGGCGAAAGTTCGCGCCTTTCAGAGTAAATGCCCGCACGCAGGCGGGCCGCTGGAGAAGGGCGCCGTGTGCGATGGCAAACTGGTCTGCCCGTGGCATAAAGCCGCGTTTGATATCACCAATGGCGAATGGCGTGAACCGCTGGCGCTGCAAAACCTCAAGCAGTATCCGGTGATGCTTGAGCAAAATCGTGTACTGGTGAACCCGCGTCCACTTTCTCCCGCCAGCCATTCGCTTATCCGTGGCGAGCGCCCGCAAACCGCCGTGATCCTGGGAACAGGTGCCGCAGGCAGTGCGGCGGCGATAACGCTGCGTGACGCCGGGTTTAACGGTCACCTGGTGTTGATCGATAAAGAAGATGATGCGCCCTACGATCGCACCGCGCTGAGCAAATTCGTTCCGGCGGGAAAAATGAAAATCAGTGACGTTCCCCACTTACTGGACAGCGCCTTTTACAGCCAGCCCGGCGTCGAAAGCCTGCGTGAAGAGGTGGCGAATATTGATTGCCACGCTCACCAGCTTACGCTTGCCGGTGGCCGACAGATCGCTTTCGACAAACTACTGCTGGCCACCGGCGGACAGCCAGTATGGCCAGATATTCCCGGCAACCACCTGGCGGGTGTGCATGTGCTGCGTGGTATCCACCAGGCTGAGCGTCTGCTCAATGAAGTCGAACAGGAGCAGCAACTGGTAGTGATCGGTAATAGTTTTATCGCCATGGAACTGGCGGCGGCGCTGCGTAATCAGGATATCGACGTGACGGTGTTATCGCGCCATGCGCTGCCGTTTGTACCGCAGTTCGGTGAGGAGGTGGGGCGGTATTTTATGGATCTGCATAAACAGAACGGCGTGAAGTTTGTTACCGGCGAACCGGCGGCGCTGGAGGGGAACGGCCATGTGCGGAGCGTAACGTTAAAAGATGGTCGTTCCGTACCAGCACACGTAGTGGTATTTGCCACGGGTGTGCAACCGGTGACCGATATGGCGCACGATCTGCCTCATGAAAAAGATGGCAGCCTGACGGTGGATGAAACCTTGAGCGCGGCGCCGGATGTCTGGGCGGTAGGGGATATCGCCAGCTACCCGGCCCCGGAAGGGCGTCGTCGCATTGAACACTGGCGTGTGGCGCAGCAGCAGGGACGCCTCGCCGCGCTGAATATGCTGGGTGAACGGCACACCTTTGATCGGGTGCCCTTTTTCTGGACGACCCACTTTGGTAACCGCTTTGAATATCTCGGTTACACCCGTGAGTGGGACAGTATGAAAATGCTGGGATCGTTTGATAATAAACGTTTTGCCGTGCTCTACGGCGAAGAAGGCGTACTGAAAGCGGTGCTGAGCTGCGGCGAGTACAGTGAAACGGCGGGCTTACTGCTGAAAATGCAGCAACCGATTAGCATGCATGCCGCCAGCGAAATGCTGGCCTGAGAAATCGCGCCACGCGACATCGCGTGGCGCATTAGTTAGCTACTCATTTTGTCAGACTTCGCCATACACGCGGCAATCGCTTCGATCACCGCAGAGCGGAATCCTTTCTCTTCCAGCACTTTTACCGCTTCAATGGTGGTGCCGCCAGGCGAACAGACCATATCTTTAAGCTCGCCCGGATGCTTGCCACTTTCCAGCACCATTTTTGCCGAGCCCATCACCGCCTGTGCGGCAAATTTATAGGCCTGCGCGCGCGGCATCCCGCCCAGCACAGCGGCATCGGCCATCGCTTCGATAAACATAAACACATATGCCGGTGCGGAGCCGCTGACGCCAACCACCGGGTGGATCATCGGTTCGGCAATCACTTCCGCTTCACCAAAGCAGCGGAAGATATTCAGCACATCGGCGGTATCTTCCGGCGTGACCAGCGCGTTAGGCGTCACAGAGGTCATGCCCGCATTCACCAGCGACGGGGTGTTGGGCATGGCGCGGACGATTTTGCGGTCGTGGCCGAGCGCGCGCGCTAACTGATCAAGCGTAACGCCGGCGGCGATGGAGACCACCAGCGTCTCTTTGTTCAGGCTGGAGGCGATATCGTTAAGCACTTTAGCCATAATGTTCGGTTTGACAGCGCCAAAGACGATATCGGCAATCTGCGCCACTTCCTGCGCGCTTTGCGCGGCGTTCACGCCAAACTGATCATGCAGGGCAGCCACTTTCTCCGGCGATGGGGTATACACCCAGATCTGCCCCGGCAGCACCTGACCGCTGGCAATCAGGCCGCCAACAATCGCTTTTCCCATGTTACCGCAGCCGATAAAACCGATTTTCTTCTCCATCACATCCGTCTCTCTGCTTGTAAATGTTTGTGCGATATAGCTTAACGTGGATTGGCGGCGAGGGCGAAAGGATCTCTCCTTTCCCCGACAGGAAATTAAAGCGACAATGCGCCAAAACCAGAAAGGAGTAACGATGGCGATTTGGGTTGATGCGGACGCCTGTCCGAACGTAATCAAAGAGATTTTATTCCGTGCCGCCGAGCGCACACAGACGCCGTTAACGCTGGTGGCGAATCAAAACCTGCGTGTGCCGCCGTCGCGGGTGATCCGCTCCATCAGAGTGCCTGCCGGTTTTGATGTCGCCGATAATGAAATTGTTCGGCTGTGCGAAGCCGGTGATTTGGTGATAACGGCGGATATTCCGCTGGCGGCGGAAGTGCTGGCAAAAGGCGCGGCGGCGCTGAACCCGCGCGGTGAACGCTATAGCGAGGCAACTATTCGCGAAAAGCTGACGATGCGCGATTTTATGGATACCCTGCGCAGCAGCGGTATTCAAACCGGTGGCCCGGACAGTCTGTCACAGCGGGATCGCCAGCAGTTTGCCGCCGAGCTGGATAAGTGGTTGCTGGCCGACAAGCGCCGCCAGAGCGAGTAAATTCTGCGCATCCCCGTTTGATATGTTACTGTTTGCCGCCTTGCGGGCTTGCCAGCCTGTGTTACATTCAGTAAGGTTGCCGCGACACGTGCTGCCATAGAATCTTTACAGATGAAACCCAGATTAACTCTGGTTTCGCTTGAGGTTTTTATCGGCGCAGACATAAAAGTGTAACGTTAATTTTACGATGAATTTCGTACTAGTTTGGTGATATTATCGCTGTCTTATTTTCCGTCCTGCACTGTGCAGGACCCGGAGGGAACACCTGCTCATGACGCTCCCCATTTTTCTTATCGGCGCACGTGGTTGCGGTAAAACGACAGTTGGTCGGACGCTGGCGCTGGCGCAGGGATGCCAGTTTATCGATACCGATTACTGGTTGCAGGAAAATGCCCAACAGACCATCGCAGCGATTGTTGAACAGGAAGGGTGGGACGGATTTCGCGCACGGGAAACCGCCGCGCTGGAAGCGGTTAGCGCGCCATCACGTGTGGTGGCGACCGGCGGCGGGATTATCCTTCGCGAATACAACCGCCGTTTTATGCGTGAACACGGCGTGGTGATTTATCTCTGCGCGCCGGTCGATGTGCTGGCTGACCGGCTGGAGGCTTTTCCCGAGGAGGGGCAACGCCCGACGCTAACCGGTAAGCCCATCAGCGAAGAGGTCAGTGAAGTGCTGGCGCAGCGCGATGCGTTGTACCGTGAAGCTGCGCATTATGTAGTGGATGCAGCGCAGTCGCCGGATAAGGTGGTGTCTGATATTGAAGCGGCATTGCAACTGGCGCGCGCCAGTTAGCGAAACGTTTGTCTATACTTATTGCTCGACCCGCAAAATGAGGAAGAGCTATGCCGACCAAACCGCCATATCCGCGTGAAGCCCGTGTTGTCGCCGTTGAAAAAGGTGCGAATGGCCCGACAGTGACCTGGTATGAACTGCGCGCCGACCATCCGAAACCGGACACCTTAATTAGTGAACACCCCACCGAGCAGGAAGCTCTGGACGCCAAACGGCGTTATGAAGATCCGGACAAAAGCTAAGCCGCGTCTTGCAGGCTGGATGATTTCCTGAACATTACAAAAAAGGATCTACGTCACGTTTTTAAACTGGCTGAATAATAGCCAGCGGTTACTCTTTTATGGTTACTGGAATTTATATGAACACAGGAGTGGCATGTTCTCTTTACACAACAGCCGTCAAAACGGCGTGATCGAGAGCGAATAAGAACAAGCAGTGATGAAAGGCGGAAAGTAGAAAATGAGCGCGACCTTGGCGATCCTCACCATAGGTGTGGTGCCGGTAAAAGAGATTTTCCCGCTCCTCGCGGAGCACGTTTCAGAAGAGCAGATCACCCATCTCAGCCTGCTGGGAAAAATGGATCCGGATGAGGTGCGACGTGAATACGCCGTTGGTGCCGGGGAGCACGCCATTCCCACTCGATTAAGCGATGACAGCCTCGGGATGGTTTCCCGCGAGAAAGTGGAGCGCGATCTGCAAGGTATCATCGAGGTGCTGGATAACCAGGGTTACGATGTCATTTTGCTGATGAGTACCGCTGATATTCGCGGTTTTGTTGCGCGTAACGCGATTTTGCTTGAGCCGCAGCGCATTATTCCGCCGCTGGTCGCTTCCATTGTTGACGGGCATCAGGTGGGCGTGATGGTGCCCATTCCCGAACTGATGGCGCAGCAAAAGAAAAAATGGCAAGTGCTGGAAAATGAACCTTACTACGTGCTGGCCCATCCTTACCTGGCGACAGAACAGGAATTAATTGCCGCGGGTAAAGAGCTTATTGAGCGCGGTGCGGATGTGCTGATGCTGGATTGTCTTGGTTTCCATCAATATCACCGCGATTTGCTGCAAAAAGCGCTGGATGTACCCGTTTTGTTATCGAACGTGCTGGCCGCGCGGCTGGCATCTGAACTGCTGGTTTAGGCCAGCAACCGTGTGAATTTCTCGTGACAGAAGCAAAGCCCGGCCTCTATAGTGTTTTTCCATACATTTTCTTTATAAGGGCCAGTTCATGCTTCAAAGTAACGAATACTTTTCCGGTAAAGTGAAATCCATTGGTTTTACCAGCAGCAGCACTGGCCGTGCCAGCGTTGGGGTCATGGCGGAAGGGGAATACACTTTCAGCACCGCGCAGCCGGAAGAGATGACGGTAGTAAGCGGCGCGCTGAATGTACTGCTGCCGGGCGAAACCGAATGGAAAGCTTACGCTGCGGGTGAAGTGTTCAACGTACCTGGCCATAGCGAATTTCATTTGCAGGTGGCGGAACCGAGTTCTTACCTCTGCCGTTACCTGTAATGCAAAACGCCCGGAAAATCCGGGCGTTTGTCTGTGGGGAAAAGGTTAGCGCTGCGCTTCGCCGCCTAAGCCTTCCACCAGGTTTTGAATCAGCGCCGCCAGCTCGCCGGTCATCAGAATAAAATCGGCATCGAAACGCTGGGCAAAATCTTCGCGATCGATATCTTCGTTCTGATCGCGCAGCTCATCGCAGAATTTCAGGCGTTTTACGGAACCGTCATCGCACATCAGGAACTGGATACGCTGCTGCCAGTCGAGCGCCAGCTTAGTGACCACTTTGCCCGCCTCAATGTGTACGGCGATTTCATCGCTCACCAGATCCTGTTTTTTCGCACGGATCACGCCGCCATCTTCCAGCATCGCTTTCAGCTCTGCTTCATCCAGCAACTGGAAACCCTGCGCTACCGTACCGGAACGCACCCATTCGGTCAGCGTCAGTTCGATAGGATTTTCCATCGCCAGCGGTACGACCGGCAGCGAACCGAGGCTTTTACGCAGCAGCGCCAGCGTGTCTTCCGCTTTTTTGGCGCTGGCGCAGTCGACCATAATCAGACCATTCACGGTGTCGATCCACATCATGGTCTGGCTGAAACGGCTGAACGCACGCGGCAGCAAGGAGTGCAGCACTTCGTCTTTCAGCGAATCTTTTTCGGTTTTTTTCAGCTTGCGACCCTGCTCGGCTTCAAGACGGGAAATTTTTGCTTCCAGCGCTTGTTTGACTACCGGCGTCGGCAGAATTTTTTCTTCTTTACGCGCACAGATAATAATCTGACCGTTGTTGCTATGGGTCAGCGCGTCGCTGTGTGAACCCATCGGTGGAACCCATCCGGTTTTCGCCATATCCTGACTACCGCATGGAGTAAACGATAGTGGGGCAAGCTGTTTTTCCATCTCTTCCGCACGCAGCGCAACATCGCGGCTGAGACGGTATACCATTAAATTTTTGAACCACAGCATGATTTTTTCCACGGCCTTGTCGTTAAATGCAGCGGGCATGATAGCGAATTGTCGCTGCCGTTGCATTGCTAATGCGTGGTCCACTATGAGGAGTTTGATGTGCGTATCGGTATCGACTTAGGTGGTACAAAAACAGAAATTATTGCGCTGGGCGAACAAGGCGAAGAGTTGTTTCGCCACCGCCAGGCCACGCCGCGTGACTATTGGCAAACCATTGAGCTAATCGCTTCGTTGGTGGATCTCACGGAAAAAGAGACCGGGCAGCGCGGCACGGTAGGCATGGGCATTCCCGGTTCGATTTCGCCCTACACCGGTGTGGTGAAAAATGCCAATTCAACCTGGTTGAACGGTAAACCGTTCGATAAGGATTTGAGCCAGCGGTTAAACCGCGAAGTGCGGCTGGCAAACGACGCCAATTGCCTGGCGGTTTCCGAGGCGGTGGACGGCGCGGCAGCCGGTGCGCAAACGGTGTTCGCGGTGATTATCGGCACCGGCTGCGGTTCCGGCGTCGCGCTTAACGGCCACGCGCACATCGGCGGTAACGGCACCGCAGGCGAGTGGGGTCACAATCCGCTGCCGTGGATGGATGAGGATGAGCTACGCTACCGCACCGAAGTCCCCTGTTATTGCGGCAAGCAGGGCTGTATTGAAACCTTTATTTCCGGCACCGGCTTTGCCACGGATTATCAGCGCCTTAGTGGCAAGGCACTCAAAGGCCATGAAATCATGCGGCTGGTAGACGAGCAGGACGCGGTGGCGGAACTGGCGATCAGCCGGTACGAGCTGCGGCTGGCAAAATCACTGGCGCATGTGGTGAACATTCTTGACCCGGATGTGATTGTGCTGGGCGGCGGCATGAGTAACGTCGAGCGGCTTTACCAGAC is a window of Enterobacter sp. R4-368 DNA encoding:
- the psiF gene encoding phosphate starvation-inducible protein PsiF — protein: MKITLLVTLVFGLLFVTALSAAEKTLTPQQQRMTLCNQQATAQTLAGDARKKYMSDCLKNTKTEPGQKSLTPQQQRMRECNAQATQQSLKGEDRSKFMSGCLKKPQ
- a CDS encoding FAD-dependent oxidoreductase, whose translation is MNYQYVTELNALPESQPVKVDVAGTSMILIRTGAKVRAFQSKCPHAGGPLEKGAVCDGKLVCPWHKAAFDITNGEWREPLALQNLKQYPVMLEQNRVLVNPRPLSPASHSLIRGERPQTAVILGTGAAGSAAAITLRDAGFNGHLVLIDKEDDAPYDRTALSKFVPAGKMKISDVPHLLDSAFYSQPGVESLREEVANIDCHAHQLTLAGGRQIAFDKLLLATGGQPVWPDIPGNHLAGVHVLRGIHQAERLLNEVEQEQQLVVIGNSFIAMELAAALRNQDIDVTVLSRHALPFVPQFGEEVGRYFMDLHKQNGVKFVTGEPAALEGNGHVRSVTLKDGRSVPAHVVVFATGVQPVTDMAHDLPHEKDGSLTVDETLSAAPDVWAVGDIASYPAPEGRRRIEHWRVAQQQGRLAALNMLGERHTFDRVPFFWTTHFGNRFEYLGYTREWDSMKMLGSFDNKRFAVLYGEEGVLKAVLSCGEYSETAGLLLKMQQPISMHAASEMLA
- the ppnP gene encoding pyrimidine/purine nucleoside phosphorylase, producing the protein MLQSNEYFSGKVKSIGFTSSSTGRASVGVMAEGEYTFSTAQPEEMTVVSGALNVLLPGETEWKAYAAGEVFNVPGHSEFHLQVAEPSSYLCRYL
- the proC gene encoding pyrroline-5-carboxylate reductase; protein product: MEKKIGFIGCGNMGKAIVGGLIASGQVLPGQIWVYTPSPEKVAALHDQFGVNAAQSAQEVAQIADIVFGAVKPNIMAKVLNDIASSLNKETLVVSIAAGVTLDQLARALGHDRKIVRAMPNTPSLVNAGMTSVTPNALVTPEDTADVLNIFRCFGEAEVIAEPMIHPVVGVSGSAPAYVFMFIEAMADAAVLGGMPRAQAYKFAAQAVMGSAKMVLESGKHPGELKDMVCSPGGTTIEAVKVLEEKGFRSAVIEAIAACMAKSDKMSS
- a CDS encoding YaiI/YqxD family protein, yielding MAIWVDADACPNVIKEILFRAAERTQTPLTLVANQNLRVPPSRVIRSIRVPAGFDVADNEIVRLCEAGDLVITADIPLAAEVLAKGAAALNPRGERYSEATIREKLTMRDFMDTLRSSGIQTGGPDSLSQRDRQQFAAELDKWLLADKRRQSE
- the mak gene encoding fructokinase, whose translation is MRIGIDLGGTKTEIIALGEQGEELFRHRQATPRDYWQTIELIASLVDLTEKETGQRGTVGMGIPGSISPYTGVVKNANSTWLNGKPFDKDLSQRLNREVRLANDANCLAVSEAVDGAAAGAQTVFAVIIGTGCGSGVALNGHAHIGGNGTAGEWGHNPLPWMDEDELRYRTEVPCYCGKQGCIETFISGTGFATDYQRLSGKALKGHEIMRLVDEQDAVAELAISRYELRLAKSLAHVVNILDPDVIVLGGGMSNVERLYQTVPVLLRNWVFGGECETPIRKALHGDSSGVRGAAWLWPQGE
- a CDS encoding AroM family protein, whose protein sequence is MSATLAILTIGVVPVKEIFPLLAEHVSEEQITHLSLLGKMDPDEVRREYAVGAGEHAIPTRLSDDSLGMVSREKVERDLQGIIEVLDNQGYDVILLMSTADIRGFVARNAILLEPQRIIPPLVASIVDGHQVGVMVPIPELMAQQKKKWQVLENEPYYVLAHPYLATEQELIAAGKELIERGADVLMLDCLGFHQYHRDLLQKALDVPVLLSNVLAARLASELLV
- the rdgC gene encoding recombination-associated protein RdgC, with amino-acid sequence MLWFKNLMVYRLSRDVALRAEEMEKQLAPLSFTPCGSQDMAKTGWVPPMGSHSDALTHSNNGQIIICARKEEKILPTPVVKQALEAKISRLEAEQGRKLKKTEKDSLKDEVLHSLLPRAFSRFSQTMMWIDTVNGLIMVDCASAKKAEDTLALLRKSLGSLPVVPLAMENPIELTLTEWVRSGTVAQGFQLLDEAELKAMLEDGGVIRAKKQDLVSDEIAVHIEAGKVVTKLALDWQQRIQFLMCDDGSVKRLKFCDELRDQNEDIDREDFAQRFDADFILMTGELAALIQNLVEGLGGEAQR
- the aroL gene encoding shikimate kinase AroL; its protein translation is MTLPIFLIGARGCGKTTVGRTLALAQGCQFIDTDYWLQENAQQTIAAIVEQEGWDGFRARETAALEAVSAPSRVVATGGGIILREYNRRFMREHGVVIYLCAPVDVLADRLEAFPEEGQRPTLTGKPISEEVSEVLAQRDALYREAAHYVVDAAQSPDKVVSDIEAALQLARAS
- the yaiA gene encoding protein YaiA, whose protein sequence is MPTKPPYPREARVVAVEKGANGPTVTWYELRADHPKPDTLISEHPTEQEALDAKRRYEDPDKS